AACCTGTCTTTAAAGGGAGTAAAAGAATTTAAAGAACAGGCTGAGCAGACTAAAAGTTATTTCTCAAGCCGAAGACAAACGATTACAGCTTTCAATCATTTAGAATCTCAAACCGAAATAGAAATCGATTATCACGCTGTTCTGGCAATGGATTTCCCAAACGGAATGAAAAAAGGAGACGAATTAAATTTAAAAGGAAAATCTGTTTTTGAATTTTTAGATAATAAAATTATAAAGCTGACTGATATTAGTTAGAAAATTTAAAACAAATTATGAAAGTAAAAAATCGCTGCTTGATAGGATTAGTATTTTTTCTAATCAGTTATTTATTCTTTTCCAAAGTTTTGCCGAGTTTAAGCGAATCGATAGATTTTGCGCATTGGTTTAATTTAATCGGAGCCTGTTTTTTATTATCGTTTAATGATGCTTTTCCAAAAACAAAGATCAATAAAGTGGCTTCTGTTTTAACAACCATAGGCGTAATTGCGCATATTGGTCTTTGTACAATCGATTTTATAATGTCAGATTACGGAAATAACGAAATCGCAAAAGAACAGTTAAGTCAGCATATCGGCAATTCACCCTTGATTTTTTATCCGTTTATAGCGGTTGGACCGTCTTTGCTTTTTCTTGGTTTGGCGTTGCATGCATTCGCTTTTATAAAGACGGAAACTGTAAAATCTTTAATGGTAATTGTTGGTTCAATTGCCGTTGGAATTTCTTTTTTTGCTTTAAAGAACGGAGTTTTGATGCTTTTGAGTTGTGTCGTTTTTGTTTTAGGATTGGGATTGTTGCTTTTTAATGAGGAAAAGAAAAGTATTAAACTATAACCACAAAGTTTGTCATTCCGAGGAACGAGGAATCACACTCGGAACTCCGCAAAGTAAATCGCCAATCTTTGTCGAATTACTAGTGTGATTCCTCGTTCCTCGGAATGACAAACCTTAAGAAATAAAAAAAAGCCGAAGCTATTTAAACTTCGGCTTTTATTGGAATTTAACTAGTCGATCCATTTATAATAACGAGCTCCAATTAAAACAGGGATTTCTTTTTCGATTCTGTCTAAAACCCATTCGTTTTTCGGAGTTCTTACGCTTTGTTTTTGTTCTTTTTTATGAAGA
This portion of the Flavobacterium gelatinilyticum genome encodes:
- a CDS encoding nuclear transport factor 2 family protein; the protein is MVEREKIIKNYLEGYNEFNVDKMTTDFNDAIIFENVTNGEVNLSLKGVKEFKEQAEQTKSYFSSRRQTITAFNHLESQTEIEIDYHAVLAMDFPNGMKKGDELNLKGKSVFEFLDNKIIKLTDIS